One stretch of Anaerobranca californiensis DSM 14826 DNA includes these proteins:
- a CDS encoding helix-turn-helix domain-containing protein, producing the protein MLVTIEEVMKKYNISKATINNWIKGGEVKIHFLEGKKLISLEEIEKYGKDRLQSRRNKQKNSKPRIPENYLAEGQYIEKVKEILNLTENYHRDDRLRMVLLMIIYKFLLDKKAISVIPDKPGDFSLLPAKVSKILSIGFTGCRFYKRDLELLEKILKLDLTPTGEDFLGLLYLSLRPEGQKIKRDVILLPNPLWKKW; encoded by the coding sequence GTGTTAGTAACTATTGAAGAAGTTATGAAAAAATATAATATATCTAAAGCTACTATAAATAACTGGATCAAGGGTGGAGAAGTTAAAATACATTTTTTAGAAGGGAAAAAGTTAATTTCTTTAGAAGAAATAGAAAAATACGGGAAAGATCGTCTTCAAAGCAGGAGAAATAAGCAAAAGAATAGCAAACCAAGGATACCGGAGAACTATTTAGCAGAGGGACAATATATTGAAAAGGTAAAGGAAATTTTAAACCTCACTGAAAATTATCATAGGGATGACCGGCTTAGAATGGTTTTATTGATGATTATTTACAAGTTTTTATTAGATAAAAAAGCCATTTCAGTAATACCCGATAAGCCGGGGGATTTTAGTTTACTTCCAGCTAAAGTTTCCAAAATTCTATCTATAGGTTTTACTGGATGTAGATTTTATAAAAGGGATTTGGAACTGTTAGAGAAAATATTGAAACTAGATCTAACTCCAACAGGAGAGGATTTTTTAGGATTATTATATTTATCACTAAGGCCGGAAGGGCAAAAAATAAAAAGGGATGTTATTTTACTCCCCAATCCGTTGTGGAAGAAATGGTAG
- the pruA gene encoding L-glutamate gamma-semialdehyde dehydrogenase → MLKSFTNEEFLDFTNVKVQQKALTTLNEVRKGLGKDYPLIIGKEKIFTEEKIISTNPANPEEIIGYVSKGNKDLAQLAMEEGVKAFSWWKKIPVEERVRYLIKGAEILRKRKLEFASLLVLEIGKSWREADADVAEAIDFLEYYGRQALLLQKEPFLIPYPGEENWARYIPLGVGVIIPPWNFPLAILVGMVSAAIVTGNTVVLKPASITPVIGYKFVELMEEAGLPSGVINFLPGSGGEIGDFLVKHAKTRFINFTGSKEVGLRINKLAAEITKGQRWIKRVVAEMGGKDGIIVDEDVNLEEAVKIVVTSAYGFQGQKCSACSRVIVHQRVYDEFIEKLVEEVKKIKVGVPEDFNNFMGPVSDKNAFNNILKYIEIGKGEGKLVYGGNRIGDSGYFIQPTVIIDVPPEGVIAQEEIFGPVLAVIKAKDFDEALKIANNTEFGLTGGVCSNNRSNLEKAREEFYVGNLYFNRKITGALVGVQPFGGYNMSGTCSKAGGPDYLQLFTQMKVVTEKF, encoded by the coding sequence ATGTTAAAATCCTTTACTAATGAAGAATTTTTAGATTTTACTAATGTAAAAGTACAACAAAAAGCTTTAACGACTTTAAATGAAGTTAGGAAAGGACTAGGTAAGGACTATCCTTTAATTATCGGTAAGGAAAAAATTTTTACAGAAGAAAAAATAATTTCTACCAATCCTGCAAATCCTGAAGAGATAATTGGCTACGTATCAAAGGGAAATAAAGATTTAGCCCAATTGGCCATGGAAGAAGGAGTAAAAGCTTTTTCTTGGTGGAAAAAAATCCCTGTAGAAGAAAGGGTCCGTTATTTAATAAAAGGTGCAGAAATTTTACGGAAAAGAAAATTAGAATTTGCCAGTTTGCTAGTTTTAGAAATAGGCAAATCTTGGAGGGAAGCTGATGCCGATGTAGCAGAAGCTATAGACTTCTTAGAATACTATGGCAGACAGGCATTACTTTTACAAAAAGAACCTTTCCTCATTCCTTATCCTGGTGAAGAAAATTGGGCAAGGTATATTCCTTTAGGGGTAGGGGTAATAATTCCTCCATGGAATTTCCCATTAGCAATTTTGGTTGGGATGGTTTCAGCAGCTATAGTTACAGGAAATACCGTTGTTTTAAAACCCGCTAGCATAACACCGGTTATAGGATATAAATTTGTTGAGCTGATGGAGGAAGCTGGCCTACCTTCAGGAGTAATTAACTTTCTACCAGGCAGTGGTGGGGAAATAGGAGATTTTTTAGTAAAACATGCTAAAACCCGTTTTATAAACTTTACCGGCTCTAAAGAAGTAGGTCTTAGGATAAACAAATTAGCAGCAGAAATAACAAAAGGACAAAGGTGGATAAAAAGGGTAGTAGCGGAAATGGGAGGAAAAGATGGAATAATAGTAGATGAAGATGTAAATTTAGAGGAAGCAGTTAAGATAGTAGTCACCTCTGCCTATGGTTTTCAAGGGCAAAAATGCTCAGCTTGTTCTAGGGTTATCGTTCATCAAAGGGTTTATGATGAATTTATAGAAAAGTTAGTAGAAGAAGTGAAAAAAATCAAAGTTGGAGTACCGGAGGATTTTAATAACTTTATGGGACCGGTATCTGATAAAAATGCCTTTAATAATATCTTAAAATACATTGAAATAGGAAAAGGGGAAGGCAAGTTAGTATATGGAGGAAATAGAATAGGGGATAGTGGGTATTTTATTCAACCTACAGTAATAATCGATGTCCCCCCTGAAGGAGTAATAGCCCAAGAAGAAATATTCGGACCGGTACTGGCAGTAATTAAAGCAAAAGATTTTGATGAAGCTTTAAAAATTGCCAACAATACGGAATTTGGTTTGACAGGGGGAGTTTGTTCTAATAATCGAAGTAATCTTGAAAAGGCTAGGGAAGAGTTTTATGTAGGTAATCTTTACTTTAATAGAAAAATTACCGGAGCATTAGTGGGAGTCCAGCCCTTTGGGGGATACAATATGTCTGGAACTTGTTCAAAGGCTGGAGGACCCGATTATTTACAACTATTTACCCAAATGAAGGTTGTAACGGAAAAATTTTAG